One segment of Polaribacter huanghezhanensis DNA contains the following:
- a CDS encoding ribonuclease H family protein produces MATKKQKYYVVWTGRKKGVFSSWDDCKKQIDGFEGAQYKAFTDKKEAQLAYNKNYFAYKGKNTKKPTLTESEKKKFGSPILESISVDAACSGNPGKMEYRGVLTHNKQQIFIKGPFKKGTNNIGEFLALVHGLALLKSKKKEDIPVYSDSKIAMSWIKKKQCRTNLVFDASNKDLLELIKRAEKWLNENSFRNPILKWETKAWGEIPADFGRK; encoded by the coding sequence ATGGCTACTAAGAAGCAAAAATATTATGTGGTTTGGACTGGCAGAAAAAAAGGTGTTTTTTCTTCTTGGGACGATTGTAAAAAACAAATAGATGGTTTTGAGGGTGCGCAATACAAAGCTTTTACTGATAAAAAGGAAGCGCAATTAGCATACAATAAAAATTACTTTGCTTACAAAGGAAAGAATACTAAAAAACCTACATTAACGGAATCGGAAAAGAAAAAATTTGGTTCGCCAATCTTAGAAAGTATTTCTGTAGATGCTGCGTGTAGCGGAAATCCGGGAAAAATGGAATACCGTGGTGTATTAACGCACAACAAACAACAAATTTTCATCAAAGGTCCGTTTAAAAAGGGCACTAATAATATTGGTGAGTTTTTAGCGCTCGTTCATGGATTGGCTTTGTTAAAAAGTAAAAAGAAAGAAGACATTCCTGTGTATTCTGATTCTAAAATTGCCATGAGTTGGATTAAAAAAAAGCAATGCAGAACCAATTTGGTTTTTGATGCTTCTAACAAAGATTTACTAGAATTGATTAAACGTGCCGAAAAATGGCTAAACGAAAACTCGTTTAGAAACCCCATTTTAAAATGGGAAACCAAAGCTTGGGGAGAAATTCCTGCTGATTTTGGGAGAAAATAG
- a CDS encoding aminotransferase class V-fold PLP-dependent enzyme: MFPVEKIRADFPILKRQVNGKPLVYFDNAATSQTPKIVIDAIVDYYSNYNANIHRGVHALSQEATDKYEEARIKIQKHFNAEKAYEIIFTSGTTDSINMVASGFSELLEKGDEIIVSALEHHSNIVPWQMLCKKTGAILKVIPMLQNGTLDMNAFDELLSDKTKMVFCNHVSNALGTINPIKEIIEKAHKVGAAVLIDGAQATPHIKPDVQELDVDFYVASAHKICGPTGVGILYGKEKWLEKLPPYQGGGEMIETVTFEKTTYAGLPHKFEAGTPNICGGIAFGVALDYMNAIGFDKIAAYEEELLQYGTKKLKEVDGVLIYGTSKKTAVISFNVEGIHSYDIGVILDKLGVAVRTGHHCAQPIMNFYKIPGTVRASFSFYNTKEEIDIFIAAVKKAVMMLS; this comes from the coding sequence ATGTTTCCAGTAGAAAAAATTAGAGCAGATTTTCCAATTTTAAAAAGACAAGTGAATGGTAAGCCATTGGTGTATTTTGACAATGCAGCAACGTCGCAAACGCCAAAAATTGTGATTGATGCCATTGTAGATTATTACAGCAATTACAATGCAAATATTCACCGTGGAGTTCATGCTTTAAGTCAAGAAGCTACAGACAAGTACGAAGAAGCTCGAATTAAAATACAGAAACATTTTAATGCAGAAAAAGCGTACGAAATTATTTTTACATCCGGAACAACAGATTCAATAAATATGGTTGCTTCAGGGTTTTCTGAATTGTTAGAAAAAGGAGATGAAATTATCGTTTCTGCGTTAGAACATCATTCTAATATTGTGCCTTGGCAAATGTTGTGTAAAAAAACAGGCGCTATTTTAAAAGTGATTCCGATGTTGCAAAACGGAACATTAGATATGAATGCTTTTGATGAACTACTTTCTGATAAAACAAAAATGGTTTTCTGTAATCATGTTTCAAATGCGCTGGGAACGATCAATCCGATCAAAGAAATTATAGAAAAAGCGCACAAAGTTGGTGCTGCAGTTTTAATTGATGGCGCGCAAGCAACGCCGCATATAAAACCAGATGTACAAGAGTTAGATGTCGATTTTTATGTGGCTTCTGCGCATAAAATTTGTGGCCCAACAGGTGTTGGAATTCTATACGGAAAAGAAAAATGGTTGGAAAAATTACCGCCTTATCAAGGAGGAGGAGAAATGATTGAAACCGTAACTTTTGAAAAAACGACCTATGCAGGATTGCCTCATAAATTTGAAGCTGGAACGCCAAATATTTGCGGCGGAATTGCCTTTGGAGTTGCTTTAGATTATATGAATGCTATTGGTTTTGATAAAATTGCTGCTTACGAAGAAGAATTGTTACAATACGGAACCAAAAAACTAAAAGAAGTTGATGGAGTATTAATTTACGGAACATCAAAAAAAACGGCTGTTATTTCTTTTAATGTTGAAGGAATTCATTCGTACGACATTGGCGTAATTCTAGATAAACTAGGAGTCGCAGTAAGAACCGGGCATCATTGCGCACAACCAATTATGAACTTTTATAAGATTCCAGGAACGGTTAGAGCTTCTTTTTCTTTTTACAACACCAAAGAAGAAATAGATATTTTTATTGCTGCTGTAAAAAAGGCTGTAATGATGCTTTCTTAG
- a CDS encoding serine hydrolase domain-containing protein encodes MKILKRVLLLLISVVLILIVYNYPKLNIIAGYSAKNMNSSVFLAGRTLQFTDSTDNHFSPINLASDLVDVDTKSASSSVFGLLTRTAIYREGLGSVLITDDFDTSVEVRVPKRTKPDNLTAFPLGNAEQKDSVLTDVNYNKLNKTVGNLFTNHTQTRAVVVIHKNQIIAEKYAKGFTKNARILGWSMTKSIMSTVFGILQTQGKINVFDKAPITEWQNDDRKNITINNLLQMNSGLAWDENYNEISDVTKMLFLEKDMTKIQAKKQFAGKPNETWSYSSGTTNLLSGILRNIFKTHQEYLDYWYTQLIDKIGMNSMVIETDMAGNYVGSSYAWATPRDWAKFGLLYLNNGNWNGEQLFDASWVDYVTTPTNGSNGTYGAQFWLNANGQFPDVPKNMFYADGYQGQFVFVFPDQDLVVVRMGLSHIDINAFLKGVLESIK; translated from the coding sequence ATGAAAATTCTAAAGAGAGTCTTACTGCTACTTATTTCTGTTGTTTTAATACTTATCGTCTATAATTATCCGAAATTAAACATCATTGCCGGGTATTCTGCAAAGAACATGAATTCATCTGTATTTTTAGCCGGGCGAACACTGCAATTTACAGACAGCACCGACAATCATTTTTCTCCAATAAACTTAGCTTCTGATCTTGTTGATGTTGATACAAAATCTGCCTCAAGTTCTGTTTTTGGATTGTTAACCAGAACGGCAATTTATAGAGAAGGTTTAGGAAGTGTTTTAATTACGGATGATTTTGATACTTCTGTAGAAGTTCGTGTTCCAAAAAGAACAAAACCAGATAATTTAACTGCGTTTCCACTTGGAAATGCCGAACAAAAAGATTCTGTTTTAACAGATGTAAATTACAACAAGCTAAACAAAACTGTCGGAAATCTATTTACAAACCACACGCAAACTAGAGCTGTGGTGGTGATTCATAAAAACCAAATTATAGCAGAAAAGTATGCAAAAGGTTTTACTAAAAACGCTCGTATTTTAGGTTGGTCTATGACCAAAAGTATTATGAGTACTGTGTTTGGAATCCTACAAACACAAGGAAAAATTAATGTGTTTGATAAAGCGCCAATTACAGAATGGCAAAACGATGACAGAAAAAACATTACCATCAACAATTTATTGCAAATGAATTCTGGTTTAGCATGGGATGAAAACTACAACGAAATTTCTGATGTCACTAAAATGTTGTTTCTAGAAAAAGACATGACGAAGATTCAAGCAAAAAAACAATTTGCTGGCAAACCTAACGAAACTTGGAGTTATTCTTCTGGAACTACTAATTTATTATCCGGAATTCTTAGAAATATCTTTAAAACTCATCAAGAATATTTAGATTATTGGTACACACAACTTATTGATAAAATTGGCATGAATTCAATGGTGATTGAAACAGATATGGCAGGAAATTACGTCGGATCTTCTTATGCTTGGGCAACACCAAGAGATTGGGCAAAGTTTGGATTATTGTATTTAAACAACGGAAATTGGAATGGAGAACAACTTTTCGATGCTTCTTGGGTTGATTATGTTACAACTCCAACAAATGGCTCTAACGGAACGTATGGTGCTCAGTTTTGGCTAAATGCTAATGGTCAATTTCCTGATGTTCCCAAAAACATGTTTTATGCAGATGGTTATCAAGGTCAGTTTGTGTTTGTATTTCCAGACCAAGATTTGGTTGTGGTAAGAATGGGTTTATCGCATATTGATATTAATGCGTTTTTGAAGGGCGTTTTAGAAAGCATAAAATAA